A portion of the Kribbella jejuensis genome contains these proteins:
- a CDS encoding methylated-DNA--[protein]-cysteine S-methyltransferase translates to MTYAVVDSPVGPLTLVGTDAGELTGLYMDQQRYRPHEARFGDRDDSTLRAVAEQLDEYFHHGRTVFDVPLHLVGTPFQRQVWTALQDIPYGETTTYGGLADALGLKPQSARAVGLANGKNPISIIVPCHRLLGSTGSLTGYGGGIERKRALLDHEAGRQALIN, encoded by the coding sequence GTGACGTACGCCGTCGTCGACAGCCCGGTCGGTCCGCTCACGCTCGTGGGCACCGACGCGGGCGAGCTGACCGGGCTGTACATGGACCAGCAGCGCTACCGGCCCCACGAGGCCAGATTCGGCGACCGCGACGACTCGACTCTGCGTGCGGTCGCGGAGCAACTGGACGAGTACTTCCACCACGGGCGGACGGTGTTCGACGTACCACTCCATCTCGTCGGTACGCCGTTCCAGCGACAGGTCTGGACCGCGTTGCAGGACATCCCGTACGGCGAGACCACGACGTACGGCGGGCTCGCCGACGCGCTCGGACTGAAACCGCAGTCCGCGCGCGCCGTCGGGCTCGCGAACGGGAAGAACCCGATCAGCATCATCGTGCCGTGCCATCGGCTGCTCGGGTCGACCGGCAGTCTGACCGGCTACGGCGGCGGCATCGAACGCAAACGGGCGCTGCTCGATCACGAAGCCGGACGCCAGGCACTC
- a CDS encoding GNAT family N-acetyltransferase, whose translation MTELSTDRLLLRQWRDSDRDPFAALNADPAVMEHFPAPQTREQSDALIDRNLPLIDERGWGLWALEVRETGEFIGFTGLSVPSFEAHFMPAVEIGWRLAKGAWGNGYASEAARAALAYGFGPAGLDEIVSFTATTNVPSQRVMQRIGMVHDEAGDFDHPRLDDGHRLKRHVLYRIDRAQWESTR comes from the coding sequence ATGACTGAGCTGTCCACCGACCGTCTCCTACTGCGCCAGTGGCGCGATTCCGACCGCGACCCGTTTGCCGCGCTGAACGCTGACCCGGCGGTGATGGAGCACTTTCCGGCGCCGCAGACGCGCGAGCAGAGCGACGCACTGATCGACCGGAACCTGCCGCTGATCGACGAGCGCGGCTGGGGTCTGTGGGCGCTCGAGGTGCGGGAGACCGGTGAGTTCATCGGGTTCACCGGGCTGTCGGTGCCGAGCTTCGAGGCACACTTCATGCCGGCGGTCGAGATCGGCTGGCGGCTGGCAAAGGGTGCCTGGGGCAACGGTTATGCGTCCGAGGCGGCCCGGGCGGCGCTCGCGTACGGGTTCGGTCCGGCCGGGCTGGACGAGATCGTCTCGTTCACCGCGACCACGAACGTGCCGTCGCAGCGGGTGATGCAGCGGATCGGCATGGTGCACGACGAAGCCGGCGACTTCGACCACCCGCGGCTCGACGACGGGCACCGGCTCAAGCGGCACGTGCTCTACCGCATCGACCGCGCGCAGTGGGAGTCCACTCGGTGA